A region of Culicoides brevitarsis isolate CSIRO-B50_1 chromosome 1, AGI_CSIRO_Cbre_v1, whole genome shotgun sequence DNA encodes the following proteins:
- the LOC134827646 gene encoding glutamate-gated chloride channel isoform X7 has protein sequence MAPGHSFWAIFYFACLCSASLANNARVNFREKEKKILDQILGAGKYDARIRPSGINGTDGPAIVRVNIFVRSISKIDDVTMEYSVQLTFREQWTDERLKFDDIGGRLKYLTLTEANRVWMPDLFFSNEKEGHFHNIIMPNVYIRIFPYGSVLYSIRISLTLACPMNLKLYPLDRQICSLRMASYGWTTADLVFLWKEGDPVQVVKNLHLPRFTLEKFLTDYCNSKTNTGEYSCLKVDLLFKREFSYYLIQIYIPCCMLVIVSWVSFWLDQGAVPARVSLGVTTLLTMATQTSGINASLPPVSYTKAIDVWTGVCLTFVFGALLEFALVNYASRSADRAADIHRENMKKKRRELEQASIDAGSDLLDTDSNATFAMKPLVRHPGDPLALEKMRQCEVHMQPPKRPNCCKTFMSKLPTRKCSRSKRIDVISRITFPLVFALFNLVYWSTYLFRDEDAGE, from the exons TCAGATCTTGGGGGCGGGAAAATACGATGCCAGAATTCGACCATCTGGCATCAATGGAACAG ATGGCCCAGCAATAGTTCGCGTCAACATTTTTGTAcgaagtatttcaaaaatcgatgaCGTGACGATG gAATACAGTGTGCAGTTGACGTTTCGTGAACAATGGACTGATGAAAGGTTAAAGTTTGATGATATtggag GTCGCCTCAAATATCTCACACTGACGGAGGCCAATCGTGTGTGGATGCCGGATTTGTTCTTTTCGAACGAAAAAGAGGGTCATTTTCACAATATAATCATGCCAAATGTATACATAAGAATATTTCCGTATGGTTCGGTTCTCTATAGTATTAGGATATCGTTAACTCTTGCATGTCCCATGAACCTTAAATTATATCCACTGGATAGACAAATTTGTTCACTTCGTATGGCTAGTT ATGGATGGACAACAGCCGATTTAGTGTTCCTATGGAAAGAAGGCGATCCCGTTCAGGttgtaaaaaatcttcatttacCCAGATTTACgctagaaaagtttttaacagaTTATTGCAATAGTAAAACTAATACAG GCGAATACAGCTGTCTTAAAGTAGACCTACTATTTAAGCGCGAATTCTCATAttatttgattcaaatttacaTACCTTGCTGCATGTTGGTCATTGTTTCATGGGTCTCGTTTTGGTTAGACCAAGGAGCAGTGCCAGCCAGAGTATCATtag GTGTAACAACGCTTCTAACGATGGCAACACAAACATCGGGTATCAATGCATCGCTGCCGCCCGTCTCGTACACAAAAGCTATCGATGTGTGGACCGGCGTCTGTCTGACATTCGTCTTTGGTGCCCTGCTCGAATTTGCCTTAGTGAACTACGCATCGCGATCAG CAGATCGTGCGGCAGACATTCATCGGGAAAACATGAAGAAGAAACGCCGGGAACTAGAACAGGCAAGTATCGATGCGGGCTCCGATCTGTTGGATACCGACAGTAATGCCACATTCGCAATG AAGCCGTTGGTGCGACATCCGGGCGATCCGCTGGCATTGGAGAAGATGCGGCAGTGCGAAGTGCATATGCAACCGCCGAAACGACCGAATTGCTGCAAAACATTCATGTCGAAGCTACCaacaag AAAATGTTCTAGATCGAAGAGAATAGACGTCATTTCACGTATCACGTTCCCATTGGTCTTCGCATTGTTCAACTTGGTCTACTGGAGTACATATCTCTTCCGGGACGAGGATGCagg AGAGTAA
- the LOC134827646 gene encoding glutamate-gated chloride channel isoform X10, whose amino-acid sequence MAPGHSFWAIFYFACLCSASLANNARVNFREKEKKILDQILGAGKYDARIRPSGINGTDGPAIVRVNIFVRSISKIDDVTMEYSVQLTFREQWTDERLKFDDIGGRLKYLTLTEANRVWMPDLFFSNEKEGHFHNIIMPNVYIRIFPYGSVLYSIRISLTLACPMNLKLYPLDRQICSLRMASYGWTTADLVFLWKEGDPVQVVKNLHLPRFTLEKFLTDYCNSKTNTGEYSCLKVDLLFKREFSYYLIQIYIPCCMLVIVSWVSFWLDQGAVPARVSLGVTTLLTMATQTSGINASLPPVSYTKAIDVWTGVCLTFVFGALLEFALVNYASRSADRAADIHRENMKKKRRELEQASIDAGSDLLDTDSNATFAMKPLVRHPGDPLALEKMRQCEVHMQPPKRPNCCKTFMSKLPTRSKRIDVISRITFPLVFALFNLVYWSTYLFRDEDAGE is encoded by the exons TCAGATCTTGGGGGCGGGAAAATACGATGCCAGAATTCGACCATCTGGCATCAATGGAACAG ATGGCCCAGCAATAGTTCGCGTCAACATTTTTGTAcgaagtatttcaaaaatcgatgaCGTGACGATG gAATACAGTGTGCAGTTGACGTTTCGTGAACAATGGACTGATGAAAGGTTAAAGTTTGATGATATtggag GTCGCCTCAAATATCTCACACTGACGGAGGCCAATCGTGTGTGGATGCCGGATTTGTTCTTTTCGAACGAAAAAGAGGGTCATTTTCACAATATAATCATGCCAAATGTATACATAAGAATATTTCCGTATGGTTCGGTTCTCTATAGTATTAGGATATCGTTAACTCTTGCATGTCCCATGAACCTTAAATTATATCCACTGGATAGACAAATTTGTTCACTTCGTATGGCTAGTT ATGGATGGACAACAGCCGATTTAGTGTTCCTATGGAAAGAAGGCGATCCCGTTCAGGttgtaaaaaatcttcatttacCCAGATTTACgctagaaaagtttttaacagaTTATTGCAATAGTAAAACTAATACAG GCGAATACAGCTGTCTTAAAGTAGACCTACTATTTAAGCGCGAATTCTCATAttatttgattcaaatttacaTACCTTGCTGCATGTTGGTCATTGTTTCATGGGTCTCGTTTTGGTTAGACCAAGGAGCAGTGCCAGCCAGAGTATCATtag GTGTAACAACGCTTCTAACGATGGCAACACAAACATCGGGTATCAATGCATCGCTGCCGCCCGTCTCGTACACAAAAGCTATCGATGTGTGGACCGGCGTCTGTCTGACATTCGTCTTTGGTGCCCTGCTCGAATTTGCCTTAGTGAACTACGCATCGCGATCAG CAGATCGTGCGGCAGACATTCATCGGGAAAACATGAAGAAGAAACGCCGGGAACTAGAACAGGCAAGTATCGATGCGGGCTCCGATCTGTTGGATACCGACAGTAATGCCACATTCGCAATG AAGCCGTTGGTGCGACATCCGGGCGATCCGCTGGCATTGGAGAAGATGCGGCAGTGCGAAGTGCATATGCAACCGCCGAAACGACCGAATTGCTGCAAAACATTCATGTCGAAGCTACCaacaag ATCGAAGAGAATAGACGTCATTTCACGTATCACGTTCCCATTGGTCTTCGCATTGTTCAACTTGGTCTACTGGAGTACATATCTCTTCCGGGACGAGGATGCagg AGAGTAA
- the LOC134827646 gene encoding glutamate-gated chloride channel isoform X1: protein MAPGHSFWAIFYFACLCSASLANNARVNFREKEKKILDQILGAGKYDARIRPSGINGTATVDGPTVVRVNMFLRSISKIDDYKMEYSVQLTFREQWTDERLKFDDIGGRLKYLTLTEANRVWMPDLFFSNEKEGHFHNIIMPNVYIRIFPYGSVLYSIRISLTLACPMNLKLYPLDRQICSLRMASYGWTTADLVFLWKEGDPVQVVKNLHLPRFTLEKFLTDYCNSKTNTGEYSCLKVDLLFKREFSYYLIQIYIPCCMLVIVSWVSFWLDQGAVPARVSLGVTTLLTMATQTSGINASLPPVSYTKAIDVWTGVCLTFVFGALLEFALVNYASRSADRAADIHRENMKKKRRELEQASIDAGSDLLDTDSNATFAMILNGNLQKPLVRHPGDPLALEKMRQCEVHMQPPKRPNCCKTFMSKLPTRKCSRSKRIDVISRITFPLVFALFNLVYWSTYLFRDEDAGE, encoded by the exons TCAGATCTTGGGGGCGGGAAAATACGATGCCAGAATTCGACCATCTGGCATCAATGGAACAG CTACCGTCGATGGCCCCACTGTTGTACGGGTGAACATGTTTCTACGTTCCATATCTAAAATAGATGATTATAAAATG gAATACAGTGTGCAGTTGACGTTTCGTGAACAATGGACTGATGAAAGGTTAAAGTTTGATGATATtggag GTCGCCTCAAATATCTCACACTGACGGAGGCCAATCGTGTGTGGATGCCGGATTTGTTCTTTTCGAACGAAAAAGAGGGTCATTTTCACAATATAATCATGCCAAATGTATACATAAGAATATTTCCGTATGGTTCGGTTCTCTATAGTATTAGGATATCGTTAACTCTTGCATGTCCCATGAACCTTAAATTATATCCACTGGATAGACAAATTTGTTCACTTCGTATGGCTAGTT ATGGATGGACAACAGCCGATTTAGTGTTCCTATGGAAAGAAGGCGATCCCGTTCAGGttgtaaaaaatcttcatttacCCAGATTTACgctagaaaagtttttaacagaTTATTGCAATAGTAAAACTAATACAG GCGAATACAGCTGTCTTAAAGTAGACCTACTATTTAAGCGCGAATTCTCATAttatttgattcaaatttacaTACCTTGCTGCATGTTGGTCATTGTTTCATGGGTCTCGTTTTGGTTAGACCAAGGAGCAGTGCCAGCCAGAGTATCATtag GTGTAACAACGCTTCTAACGATGGCAACACAAACATCGGGTATCAATGCATCGCTGCCGCCCGTCTCGTACACAAAAGCTATCGATGTGTGGACCGGCGTCTGTCTGACATTCGTCTTTGGTGCCCTGCTCGAATTTGCCTTAGTGAACTACGCATCGCGATCAG CAGATCGTGCGGCAGACATTCATCGGGAAAACATGAAGAAGAAACGCCGGGAACTAGAACAGGCAAGTATCGATGCGGGCTCCGATCTGTTGGATACCGACAGTAATGCCACATTCGCAATG ATTCTAAATGGCAATTTACAGAAGCCGTTGGTGCGACATCCGGGCGATCCGCTGGCATTGGAGAAGATGCGGCAGTGCGAAGTGCATATGCAACCGCCGAAACGACCGAATTGCTGCAAAACATTCATGTCGAAGCTACCaacaag AAAATGTTCTAGATCGAAGAGAATAGACGTCATTTCACGTATCACGTTCCCATTGGTCTTCGCATTGTTCAACTTGGTCTACTGGAGTACATATCTCTTCCGGGACGAGGATGCagg AGAGTAA
- the LOC134827646 gene encoding glutamate-gated chloride channel isoform X6 codes for MAPGHSFWAIFYFACLCSASLANNARVNFREKEKKILDQILGAGKYDARIRPSGINGTDGPAIVRVNIFVRSISKIDDVTMEYSVQLTFREQWTDERLKFDDIGGRLKYLTLTEANRVWMPDLFFSNEKEGHFHNIIMPNVYIRIFPYGSVLYSIRISLTLACPMNLKLYPLDRQICSLRMASYGWTTADLVFLWKEGDPVQVVKNLHLPRFTLEKFLTDYCNSKTNTGEYSCLKVDLLFKREFSYYLIQIYIPCCMLVIVSWVSFWLDQGAVPARVSLGVTTLLTMATQTSGINASLPPVSYTKAIDVWTGVCLTFVFGALLEFALVNYASRSADRAADIHRENMKKKRRELEQASIDAGSDLLDTDSNATFAMILNGNLQKPLVRHPGDPLALEKMRQCEVHMQPPKRPNCCKTFMSKLPTRSKRIDVISRITFPLVFALFNLVYWSTYLFRDEDAGE; via the exons TCAGATCTTGGGGGCGGGAAAATACGATGCCAGAATTCGACCATCTGGCATCAATGGAACAG ATGGCCCAGCAATAGTTCGCGTCAACATTTTTGTAcgaagtatttcaaaaatcgatgaCGTGACGATG gAATACAGTGTGCAGTTGACGTTTCGTGAACAATGGACTGATGAAAGGTTAAAGTTTGATGATATtggag GTCGCCTCAAATATCTCACACTGACGGAGGCCAATCGTGTGTGGATGCCGGATTTGTTCTTTTCGAACGAAAAAGAGGGTCATTTTCACAATATAATCATGCCAAATGTATACATAAGAATATTTCCGTATGGTTCGGTTCTCTATAGTATTAGGATATCGTTAACTCTTGCATGTCCCATGAACCTTAAATTATATCCACTGGATAGACAAATTTGTTCACTTCGTATGGCTAGTT ATGGATGGACAACAGCCGATTTAGTGTTCCTATGGAAAGAAGGCGATCCCGTTCAGGttgtaaaaaatcttcatttacCCAGATTTACgctagaaaagtttttaacagaTTATTGCAATAGTAAAACTAATACAG GCGAATACAGCTGTCTTAAAGTAGACCTACTATTTAAGCGCGAATTCTCATAttatttgattcaaatttacaTACCTTGCTGCATGTTGGTCATTGTTTCATGGGTCTCGTTTTGGTTAGACCAAGGAGCAGTGCCAGCCAGAGTATCATtag GTGTAACAACGCTTCTAACGATGGCAACACAAACATCGGGTATCAATGCATCGCTGCCGCCCGTCTCGTACACAAAAGCTATCGATGTGTGGACCGGCGTCTGTCTGACATTCGTCTTTGGTGCCCTGCTCGAATTTGCCTTAGTGAACTACGCATCGCGATCAG CAGATCGTGCGGCAGACATTCATCGGGAAAACATGAAGAAGAAACGCCGGGAACTAGAACAGGCAAGTATCGATGCGGGCTCCGATCTGTTGGATACCGACAGTAATGCCACATTCGCAATG ATTCTAAATGGCAATTTACAGAAGCCGTTGGTGCGACATCCGGGCGATCCGCTGGCATTGGAGAAGATGCGGCAGTGCGAAGTGCATATGCAACCGCCGAAACGACCGAATTGCTGCAAAACATTCATGTCGAAGCTACCaacaag ATCGAAGAGAATAGACGTCATTTCACGTATCACGTTCCCATTGGTCTTCGCATTGTTCAACTTGGTCTACTGGAGTACATATCTCTTCCGGGACGAGGATGCagg AGAGTAA